The following DNA comes from Geminocystis sp. M7585_C2015_104.
GAGGAAAAGATGGATATAGGGGAGAATAATCCTCTGGCCGGTGAGATAAAACCCATGAATGCCGAGGAGGAAAAGGCGTTAAGAGATTGTTTTCCCTGGGGGGTGTATTATCTACAAAAGGTGGACTATTTACCACAGGCGGTACTGTGTTTGGGCAAGTTAATGACGGCCCCAGATTTAGCCTACAACACCGTCAAAGCCAATTTAGAAAAGGTTTTTGGGGACAGATTTTTACTGTTATTCCAGGAGACTATACAAGGACAGCCCTTTTTTGCCCTTGTGCCCAATCCCTATTCTCGTGGGAGACAAAAAGGAAAGGAGGAGAAACTAACCCGTCCTTTTCTAGCCTTAGGATTATTGGCACTAACTCTTATTACTACTACCATTGCCGGGGCAACCATTGCGGGCATTACCGTCGAGGAGATGGAGGCGAATCCGGCACTGATTTTGCGGGGGTTACCCTATAGTCTGTGTCTGATTCTTATCTTAGGCATTCACGAGTTGGGACATTATCTTTTAGCCCTTTATTACAAAATTCGCACCACCTTGCCCTATTTTATCCCCGTCCCCTTCTTTTTGGGTACCTTTGGTGCTTTTATCTCCATTAAAGAGCCAATGCCCCACCGCAAGGCAGCTTTTGATGTAGCAATAGCAGGGCCTGTGGCCGGTTTTTTGGTAGTGGTGCCAGTATTAGTATGGGGTTTAGCTTATTCCCAGGTGGTGCCTCGGGTGGAAGATTCCGGCTTTTTCAACCTTAGTGCTTTAGATCCCCGTTTTTCTCTGCTTTTTGCCTGCATCAGTAAAATGGTGCTAAAAGGGAAGCTAGCGGCGGGTATGGCCATCAAAATGCATCCCATGGCGGTGGCGGGTTATGTTGGCTTGATTGTGACTGCCCTCAATCTAATTCCTGTGGGTCAGTTGGATGGCGGACACATTGTGCATGGGATGCTAGGGCAAAGAAGGGCAATAATAGTAGGGCAAATCACACGACTTCTGATGATTCTACTGGCCTTTCAGAGGAGGGAATTTCTTATATGGGCTGTTTTCCTAATGTTTATGCCTGCTAGTGCCGAACCAGCTTTGAATGACGTAACCGAGTTAGACGACGTCAGAGATTTTTGCGGTTTACTAGCCTTGGTGTTACTGGTGTCTATTATTCTACCTCTGCCACCGGTGGTTGCCCAGTGGCTGAATATGTAGGGGCGAGACAGATAAGTTTGCTTGTGAGAGTATTTATCTTTACTACAATAACTTTTTCTTTTAGTCCTAAATTTATAGGACCACACCCTACTCAATGTTCACTAGGTTCTTGTTTATATTGCTTTTGCTGCTCCTGACTTTTCTGTTTATCCAGTCTTCCTATATCCAGAATGTAGTTGTCCTCTTTGATTTCATTCTTCTTTTAAAGTTTGTCTGTATTCTCGAAGTTATTTTTAAAGTTTATAAGGTCAAGTAGGTCTTTTAAAATCTTTGTGTTTTTTATTACCTAATCAACACATAATTTTCTGTACGGCGGGTGAAAATCCTGTCCAGAGTGGGATGGGATGTTTGCGTTGTGTGTACTTAAAACATAAAGAGTTTTTAGAATTTTATAGAAATACGTCCTAAAGGTAATTGAACCCATAAGTCCCATAAACCCATGAACTGTATCAGCTTTATGATATTGTATTACTCTTGAGAATTCATACCAATAAGTTAAACCTCATATTTACTCCTCCATCTCTAAACAAAGACATCTCTAAACAAAGATGTATAATGTATATGTCTTTATATCCCCCTCGAGATGATTTTTATTTCCCACAATTAAAACATCATGCTCTTTTTCTACCAAGCAAGAAGTCGGACAGCCCCTCAACCGATGTACTAATTGCCTTCCCATTTACTGACTTTCTACCAAAATATTTAGTGCGAGGGAGAAATTTCATTTCAAGTAACTATAATAGTTCTTGAAAATTCTTCAACAGTCACACTGAACTCATACAGGCTATTATAAAAGTAATCATAATTGCTACAATCGGTCCGGTCACCAGTAAATACACCAATACCCCCAATCCTTTTAGCAAATTCCATATCCGATGCACTATCTCCCACCACAAAGGACTTCTTAAAGTCAATATCTGGGAAGGCCTCTTTAGCCTGCAGAGCAAGCCCAATGTCTGGCTTTCTACAATTGCAGACCTCCTTCTCGTAGTCATGTGGA
Coding sequences within:
- a CDS encoding site-2 protease family protein → MESIILFLILGAIGYVVIQKTASKITNTPLWLLWLALMLPPMIWIGWYLWNPGSKSIPPLLVIAPLILSPLVYVWLIEMGRKNPPATVMGEGNIRKEEKMDIGENNPLAGEIKPMNAEEEKALRDCFPWGVYYLQKVDYLPQAVLCLGKLMTAPDLAYNTVKANLEKVFGDRFLLLFQETIQGQPFFALVPNPYSRGRQKGKEEKLTRPFLALGLLALTLITTTIAGATIAGITVEEMEANPALILRGLPYSLCLILILGIHELGHYLLALYYKIRTTLPYFIPVPFFLGTFGAFISIKEPMPHRKAAFDVAIAGPVAGFLVVVPVLVWGLAYSQVVPRVEDSGFFNLSALDPRFSLLFACISKMVLKGKLAAGMAIKMHPMAVAGYVGLIVTALNLIPVGQLDGGHIVHGMLGQRRAIIVGQITRLLMILLAFQRREFLIWAVFLMFMPASAEPALNDVTELDDVRDFCGLLALVLLVSIILPLPPVVAQWLNM